The sequence below is a genomic window from Thalassobaculum sp. OXR-137.
AAATCAGCTTCACCGAGGTCGGCAAGGATCTCTGGGCCTTCACCGCCGAGGGCGACCCGAATTCGGGCGTCATCATCGGCGACGACAGCGTCATGATCGTCGAGGCCCAGGCCACCCCGCGCCTGGCCGAGATGGTCATCGCCAAGGTCCGCGAAGTCACCGACAAGCCGATCACCCATGTGGTGCTCACCCACTACCACGCGGTCCGCGTGCTCGGCGCCAGCGCCTTCGGCGACGTGCAGGTCATCATGTCGGACAAGGCCCGCGCCATGGTGGTCGAGCGCGGCCAGGAGGATTGGGACAGCGAGTTCCAGCGCTTCCCCCGCCTGTTCGAGGGCCATGAGAGCATCCCCGGCCTGACCTGGCCGACCACCACCTTCTCGGATTCGATGACCGTCTATCTCGGCAACCGCAAGGTCGAGATCAAGCAGATCGGCCGCGCCCATACCGCCGGCGACGCGGTAATCTGGGTGCCCGACGAGCAGGTCATGTTCACCGGCGACATCGTCGAGTACCACTCCGCCT
It includes:
- a CDS encoding MBL fold metallo-hydrolase; amino-acid sequence: MAKAFASQGDLGEKKISFTEVGKDLWAFTAEGDPNSGVIIGDDSVMIVEAQATPRLAEMVIAKVREVTDKPITHVVLTHYHAVRVLGASAFGDVQVIMSDKARAMVVERGQEDWDSEFQRFPRLFEGHESIPGLTWPTTTFSDSMTVYLGNRKVEIKQIGRAHTAGDAVIWVPDEQVMFTGDIVEYHSACYCGDGHFEDWGGTLDAVKAYNPHSIAPGRGDALVGVERVDAGLEATRDFVESTYRPAQKVAARGGSLKDAWDAVRDACDAKFKDYAIYEHCLPFNVARAYDEARGIDTPRIWTAQRDLDMWEALQG